One window from the genome of Nicotiana sylvestris chromosome 9, ASM39365v2, whole genome shotgun sequence encodes:
- the LOC138877957 gene encoding uncharacterized protein — MVEKACLAYLAYVWDTTVESPTIDSVPIVQEFVDVFISDLLSMLLDRDIDFYIDLAPGTQPISIPMYCTTPKALKELKEQLEELLAKGFVRPNVSPWGAPVLFPGGARTAFESGASNLEGIEAVWSFLGLAGYYRRFVQGFSSIAAPLTRLTQKGAPFCWSNDCEASFQKLKTTLTTTPILLLPSGSGMYMVYYDASRIGLGCVFMQKGRVIAHVLRQLKIHEKNYPVHELEDLNLRQRRWIELLKDYDITILYHPGKVNVVADVLSRKAESMGILAFISAEERPLALDIQSLATRLVKLDISEPSRTDEQSERTIQILEDMLRAYVIDFVGKWYQFLTLLEFAYNNNYHSNIKMAPFEALYGQRSCSPIGWFEPGHARLYGTDLVKDALEKVKLIQEWLHTAQSRQKSYADQKAYDVSFMVGENVLLKVSPMKGIMSFRKKGKLIPRFIGPFEVLRRVGEVAYELALPPSLSGVHPVFHVSMLRRYHADLSHVLDFCTIQLDERFGYEEERIAIVTR, encoded by the exons atggttgagaaggcttgtttggcttatctagcttatgtttgggacaccactgtagagtctccgacgattgattcagtgccAATAGTCCAGGAATTTGTCGATGTGTTCATTTCTGATCTTCTAAGCATGTTActagatcgtgatattgatttctatattgatttggctccaggtacccagcctatatctatcccaatGTACTGTACAACTCCGAAAGCATTGAAGGAGCTAAAGGAGcaacttgaggagttgttagcaaaggggtttgtcagaccaaatgtatcaccttggggtgcaccagtgttattt cctgggggagcacgaacagcatttgagagtggtgcttcgaACCTTGAGGGAATAGAAGCTGTATg gagtttcctaggattagcaggttattatcgtcggtttgtacagggattttcatccattgcagcacctttgactagattgacccagaagggtgctccattttgTTGGTccaatgattgtgaggcgagctttcagaagctcaagacaactttgactacaacaccgatTCTATTATTGCCTTCTGGTTCAGGGATGTATATGGTGTATTACGATGCTTCACGCATTGGCTTAGGTTGTGTATTCATGCAgaaggggcgagttattgcacaTGTTTTGcgtcagctgaagattcatgagaaaaattaCCCTGTGCACGAACTAGA ggatcttaatttgaggcagcgtaggtggattgagttactgaaggattatgacattaccattctttatcatccgggcaaggtaAATGTGGTCGCGGATGTCTTAAgtaggaaggcagagagtatgggtatcttggcattcatttcagcagaggagaggccactagctttggacattcagtccttggctactAGACTTGTGAAactggatatttcagagcccagccgg ACCGACGAGCAATCGGAGCGGACAATTCAGATCCTGGAGGACATGCTGAGAGCATATGTGATTGACTTTGTAGGGAAGTGGTATCAGTTTTTAACTTTGcttgagtttgcttacaacaacaactatcattCCAATATCAaaatggctccatttgaggctttatatggtcagcGATCTTGTTCTcccatcgggtggtttgagcccggcCATGCTAGattatatggtactgatttggtaaaggatgccttggaaaaggtaaagttgatccaggagTGGCTTCACACagcacagtccagacagaagagttatgcggatcagaaggcatatgatgtatcatttatggtcgGTGAGAATGTTCTCTTGAAAgtttcgccgatgaagggtatcatgagtttcagaaagaagggcaagttgatcccaaggtttataggcccatttgaggtgttgaggcgagttggggaggttgcttatgagcttgctttacctcctaGCCTTTCAGGGgttcatccggtttttcacgtgtctatgctccggagatatcatgccgacttgtcacACGTGTTAGACTTCTGCACTATTCAGTTAGATGAGAGATTTGGTTATGAGGAGGAACGAATTGCTATTGTTACTAGATAG